One region of Flavobacteriales bacterium genomic DNA includes:
- the atpB gene encoding F0F1 ATP synthase subunit A — MRRKINLLALLFTLTISSVTFAKSDNTHQKDTPEEVKGFIKHHLKDAHYFELFHGVKMPLPIIVWDNGIQFFLSSDFKKVEVKEVTAPDSTITFEPLSESDTVAKESRDYLYESKSSNYSIFHGKIVAAQHGDMLLKLNSDGKKKLISHPYLIDFSITKNVLMTLLICVLIFFLFTGLSKSYSKGPLPTGFGRLLEPLVLFIRDDIAIPNIGEKHYKRYMSYLLTVFFFIWIVNLAGMTPLGINITGNIAITFSLALITYLITQFTANKNYWGHIFWMPGVPVPMKFVLMPIELLGTIIKPFSLMIRLYANITAGHVVLMSLIGLVFFASNLFAFGSFFGLTLFLGVIELLVAFLQAYIFTMLTALYFGAAVEEHHDEH, encoded by the coding sequence ATGAGAAGAAAAATTAATTTATTAGCCTTACTTTTTACACTAACTATTAGCAGTGTAACTTTTGCAAAATCTGACAATACACACCAAAAAGACACTCCAGAAGAGGTAAAAGGTTTCATCAAGCATCACTTGAAAGACGCCCATTATTTTGAGCTTTTTCACGGTGTAAAAATGCCGCTACCAATTATTGTTTGGGACAATGGTATTCAATTCTTCTTGTCTTCAGACTTCAAGAAGGTTGAGGTTAAAGAGGTCACAGCACCCGATTCAACCATTACTTTTGAGCCGCTTAGCGAGAGCGACACTGTAGCTAAAGAAAGTAGAGACTACCTTTATGAGTCTAAGAGTTCTAATTACTCCATTTTCCACGGAAAAATAGTGGCGGCACAACATGGAGATATGCTGCTCAAACTTAACTCAGACGGTAAGAAAAAGCTAATCAGCCACCCCTACTTAATTGACTTTTCTATTACAAAAAACGTTTTAATGACTCTGTTGATTTGCGTTTTAATATTCTTTCTTTTTACAGGTCTTTCAAAATCTTATAGCAAAGGACCCCTGCCTACCGGCTTTGGTAGATTATTAGAGCCACTCGTTTTATTTATCAGAGACGACATCGCTATTCCTAACATTGGAGAAAAGCACTACAAAAGATACATGAGTTACTTGCTAACGGTATTCTTTTTCATCTGGATTGTGAACCTAGCTGGAATGACACCCTTAGGAATTAACATCACAGGAAATATAGCCATCACATTTTCGTTGGCACTGATTACTTATTTAATCACACAATTTACAGCAAACAAAAATTATTGGGGACACATCTTTTGGATGCCTGGCGTACCAGTACCAATGAAATTTGTTCTTATGCCCATAGAGCTTTTAGGAACAATCATTAAGCCATTTTCTCTAATGATACGTTTGTATGCTAACATTACAGCGGGTCACGTGGTGTTGATGTCGCTTATTGGTTTAGTGTTTTTCGCCTCCAATTTATTTGCTTTTGGATCATTTTTTGGACTAACACTATTCTTAGGAGTTATTGAATTGCTTGTAGCCTTTTTACAGGCTTACATATTCACTATGCTAACAGCCCTTTATTTTGGTGCTGCAGTAGAAGAACATCACGATGAACATTAA
- a CDS encoding polymer-forming cytoskeletal protein produces MAKPHENTGVVNLIGVGTTIVGEVTSSGDIRVDGNLSGSINTKGKVVIGSTGMVEGNVNASNADVSGELKGSISVSELLALKSTAKLDGDIVTNKLAIEPGASFTGSCSMGAVIKDINHAGKQEKQEKTA; encoded by the coding sequence ATGGCAAAACCACACGAAAACACAGGAGTAGTAAATTTAATTGGCGTAGGCACAACTATCGTTGGCGAGGTAACTTCCTCTGGCGATATTCGTGTTGATGGTAACCTTTCAGGGTCTATAAACACCAAAGGAAAAGTTGTAATTGGATCTACAGGAATGGTAGAAGGCAATGTAAACGCTTCAAACGCAGATGTTTCGGGTGAGTTAAAAGGCTCTATCTCGGTATCAGAGCTTTTAGCCTTAAAATCTACCGCAAAATTAGACGGCGATATCGTAACAAACAAACTTGCCATAGAGCCAGGCGCTTCCTTTACGGGTTCTTGTAGCATGGGTGCAGTTATAAAAGACATCAACCATGCCGGAAAACAAGAAAAACAAGAAAAAACAGCCTAA
- a CDS encoding AtpZ/AtpI family protein: MPENKKNKKKQPKRFIVLIAVASQMGITIFLGATLGKFLDAKYQTEKAWFTIALTLFALLISLYSVMQTLNKLNNDD; encoded by the coding sequence ATGCCGGAAAACAAGAAAAACAAGAAAAAACAGCCTAAACGTTTTATCGTTCTTATTGCTGTTGCCTCTCAGATGGGAATAACCATCTTTTTAGGAGCTACTTTGGGCAAATTTCTAGATGCCAAATACCAAACTGAAAAAGCTTGGTTCACCATCGCTTTAACCCTTTTTGCCCTGCTCATCTCTTTGTATTCTGTTATGCAGACCCTCAACAAACTTAACAATGACGACTAG
- a CDS encoding tetratricopeptide repeat protein: MFVKTKSFILASFLLLTIFFLGSCKTTKNKFFNKAYHKTTTRYNWYFNAKESYKSGVNRLETQHKDDFNELLSIYPLGTDKDAQSVSPQMDKALKKSAQAISKHSMLIKGKEYNRWIDDCYLLIGKAYFYKKEHIKGVEAFRLVSRQFEGLTSSYEAKIWLVKSFVEANDLSSADLILEEILSDEDFPTELNKELALVMAHYHIRQKDYAPAILELEEAISLTKKKREKSRFLYIIAQLHYNQENYSAATNYFSKVIRISPDYEMTFNAKINRARSFDTSSGGSEQIQDELNKMLKDAKNKEFLDVIYFGLAELSKRQGKTKEAIPLYVKSVAKSIKNDAQKSLSSVILADIYYDQQNYRFSQAYYDTAVAYMSTDNDRFVPASARQKTLTELITNLDIIQHQDSIQRVALMPEKERLAFIDNIIEKLKQEEQRLKELESSRRSENNFFNDPQQNNSFNRLNQNRGGDWYFDNPNTLSFGFSEFNRKWGKRKLEDDWRRSDKKSLTIEEALADTTNEDEFDPKSRDSYLKELPVTVEAMKESNQKIIEAYFDAGVIYKEKLSDIPQSISTFETLNNRFPNSENRVMVLYFLYRLHEEKGNIDFAKDYKNMLLKEFPQSDYAKLIKDPDYAEELVQANSLLNTDYEKAHQYYLQSQFDACINLCERVNKNNPNNTLYPNFDFLKTMAKGFGMTKSNYINALTLIVEKYPKHQVAESAKEILVYLKLEELEGDKMVLSEEDLAYLDKPNAGHYFILLFKEFDLEVSIAKSTLSDYHAEYYRLDRLNVSDLLFDDHTHMITVREFPNKSKAMSYYKAFVEGDVRGVFGDDYDVFVIASPNFPTFFKNRDIEGYKKTFQEYYLNNQ, encoded by the coding sequence ATGTTTGTAAAAACCAAATCTTTCATTCTAGCCTCTTTCTTGTTGCTCACCATCTTTTTTTTGGGGTCTTGCAAAACCACTAAGAACAAGTTTTTTAACAAAGCCTATCACAAGACCACTACAAGATACAACTGGTATTTTAACGCTAAAGAAAGCTATAAGTCAGGTGTAAATAGACTGGAAACACAACACAAAGATGATTTTAATGAACTTTTAAGCATATACCCCCTTGGAACAGATAAAGACGCACAAAGTGTAAGCCCTCAAATGGACAAAGCACTAAAAAAGAGTGCTCAAGCCATCAGCAAACACTCTATGCTTATTAAAGGCAAGGAGTATAACCGCTGGATTGACGATTGTTACTTGCTTATTGGAAAAGCCTATTTCTACAAAAAAGAACACATCAAAGGTGTAGAAGCCTTTCGATTGGTTAGCCGACAATTTGAGGGGCTTACCTCCTCTTATGAAGCCAAAATTTGGCTAGTCAAATCTTTTGTAGAAGCTAATGACCTCAGCTCAGCAGACCTCATACTTGAAGAAATTTTGTCTGACGAAGATTTCCCCACCGAACTTAATAAAGAGTTAGCCTTGGTAATGGCGCATTACCATATTCGACAAAAAGACTATGCCCCAGCTATTTTGGAGTTAGAGGAGGCGATTTCTTTAACCAAAAAGAAAAGAGAAAAGTCCCGCTTTTTATACATTATTGCACAATTGCATTACAACCAAGAGAATTATTCTGCGGCTACCAATTATTTTTCTAAAGTCATACGGATAAGTCCAGATTATGAAATGACATTTAATGCTAAAATTAATAGAGCACGTTCTTTTGACACTTCTTCAGGGGGTTCTGAACAAATTCAAGACGAACTTAATAAGATGTTGAAAGATGCCAAAAACAAAGAGTTTTTAGACGTTATCTATTTTGGTTTAGCGGAACTTTCTAAACGCCAAGGCAAGACTAAAGAAGCTATCCCTCTGTATGTTAAGTCGGTTGCTAAAAGCATTAAAAACGACGCTCAAAAATCCTTGTCAAGCGTTATACTAGCTGACATTTACTACGATCAACAAAATTACCGTTTTTCTCAAGCTTACTACGATACTGCCGTTGCCTATATGAGCACTGACAACGATAGGTTTGTACCGGCTTCAGCTAGACAAAAAACCCTAACAGAACTGATTACCAATTTGGATATTATTCAACACCAAGACAGCATACAGCGTGTAGCGCTGATGCCAGAAAAAGAGCGTTTGGCATTTATCGATAATATTATAGAAAAGCTAAAACAAGAAGAACAACGCTTAAAAGAGCTAGAAAGCTCTAGACGTTCTGAAAACAACTTTTTTAACGACCCACAACAAAACAATAGCTTTAATAGGCTGAACCAAAACAGAGGTGGGGATTGGTATTTTGACAATCCTAATACGCTGAGTTTTGGTTTTTCAGAGTTCAACAGAAAATGGGGAAAAAGAAAATTAGAAGACGATTGGCGACGTTCAGATAAAAAATCACTAACCATAGAGGAGGCTTTGGCAGACACCACAAATGAAGACGAGTTTGACCCTAAGAGCAGAGACTCCTATCTAAAAGAATTACCCGTAACGGTTGAAGCTATGAAAGAGTCCAACCAAAAAATTATAGAAGCCTATTTCGATGCAGGGGTGATTTATAAGGAAAAACTAAGCGACATCCCCCAATCTATAAGTACTTTTGAAACTCTAAATAATCGTTTTCCAAACAGCGAAAATAGGGTAATGGTCTTGTATTTTTTGTATAGACTACACGAGGAGAAAGGCAATATAGACTTTGCTAAGGACTATAAAAATATGTTGCTCAAAGAGTTTCCCCAAAGTGACTACGCCAAACTCATTAAAGATCCCGACTATGCCGAAGAATTGGTTCAAGCCAATAGCCTACTTAACACGGATTATGAGAAGGCACACCAATACTATTTACAGTCTCAATTCGACGCTTGTATTAATCTTTGTGAGCGAGTCAACAAAAACAACCCCAACAATACCCTTTACCCCAACTTCGACTTTTTGAAAACTATGGCTAAAGGCTTTGGTATGACCAAGAGCAATTACATTAATGCCCTCACGCTAATCGTGGAGAAATACCCCAAACATCAGGTTGCAGAATCCGCTAAAGAGATATTGGTGTATTTAAAACTAGAGGAATTAGAAGGCGATAAGATGGTATTAAGTGAGGAAGACCTAGCTTATTTGGATAAGCCCAATGCGGGGCACTATTTTATTTTGTTGTTTAAGGAGTTTGACCTCGAAGTATCTATTGCTAAGTCCACACTTTCCGACTATCACGCCGAATATTATCGACTAGATAGGCTAAATGTTAGCGATTTACTTTTTGACGACCATACCCACATGATTACAGTCAGGGAGTTTCCCAACAAAAGCAAGGCTATGAGCTATTACAAGGCATTTGTTGAGGGAGATGTAAGGGGTGTTTTTGGAGACGATTATGACGTTTTTGTCATTGCAAGTCCAAATTTTCCAACCTTTTTCAAAAACAGAGATATTGAGGGCTATAAAAAGACTTTTCAAGAGTATTATCTAAATAATCAATAA